From the Hordeum vulgare subsp. vulgare chromosome 1H, MorexV3_pseudomolecules_assembly, whole genome shotgun sequence genome, the window GGCTGAACGCTGTTGCCAGATCACGAGCATGCATGCATCCACCCGGCCATGCCATGTGTTGGAGCACGAAAGCTCTTTGATGCGGCACGTCTCATTGTTTCCACACATGCATCAGCAGGCCGCATTATGGTGGATTATGTACAGCACAGTAATGCAGCTGTGAGCATGGTTGGAGCCAAATTATTTTGAAAAAGATGCATGCAGCATGGTTGGAGCCAAATTATTTCGAAAGCTCCAAACCCCAACGCCAAACGCGTTCTCTCTCCCTTCCACGCCTCAACAAGCGAACCCCGGAAACCCTCAGCCGCGGCTGCTCGGGATCGGCTTTTTTATTATTATGCAtgctcatcaaaataattttagacATAGAAGTGTTCAGATTTAAAGGTAAAACCGTCTCATCACTCTAAATCCGGCTAGAAAAAACAAGTaggaaaagtatggagttctaatAATTAGTGTTGCCTGAGCAACAAGGGCATATTAAGAATTACTTCATCCGTCCTATAATATAACAGGGTTTTTGACACTAGCCTAGTGTCAAGAACTattttatattatgggacggagggagaacCATCTTTGATACAGTGGCAACAGTTAGATACTCGTATAGGATATTACCATATGGATGTAATTAATGACACCCATCCTGCCCATAACAGTTGGTGAAAGCTACCATCATGAGCAATACACTGATGTATTTTATAAAGCATCTTAACATATAACAGCCCCTAAAACCCCATGTCATCTCCAAAGCTCGAGTCAAGCATTTTAGATATGATCACAAAATACAATAGCGTATACCTCAATACTTTTCTACTACTTGGTTTTCCTCTTTGTAAAATGGATTATGTATTGGGAAAATGGAATATAAGGCGAGATACGCAAAGGAAGAGGTATATCTTATATACCAATCATCTCGTTGAGTCTTTTGACTGTCGGATTGTCCATCGGGTTGAAATTATGAAGCATTGCATGGAGACAGCTGTCAATAGAATCTAAAGCAAATTGAAATGGGATTAATCATTAGTCTTTATGACTGCTAAATTGTTACCAGAGAACACATGGACCCATTACCAGAATTTCACTGCCGCTTCTAGATACTACAAACAGTATGTAATTTACAACAATGATATTCAGTAAAATGTGCCTGTAATTAGATTGCTATCAAGTTTCAGACATGTCTAATTAGACAAGAATGGTGTGCATTAGTTAATCTTATCTTACAACAGTCTCAATGACAGTGAGCGGTGTACTACTTTTATGCTTATCAACTATCGGGAGCCGGGGTGTACGTACGGCTATATATAGGTGGCTTTCGATCGATCAACGAAGCCATCCAGCAAACTAAGTCACTCTTCTAGGCCAATACATAGGTTGTTGCTTTGGGTGGATTTGGCAAAGCGGGAGCCAAAATGGTATGTGTTTGATCCTCTTATGTAGTTCTTAGTTTTCTTTTCTTCAAAAGAGTGGACGAGTTTGACCAAATATGGAATGGTATGTGTTTACATCTTGTCAACATCTTCAATTTCGGAGTAAATTGATGGTAATACTCTCCTCTAATTAATTCAGAGCAAGCCTGTGAAGATTGGGCCATGGGGTGGGAATGGTGGCAGCGAGCGTGATGTCCAGCCAAAGCCCATCCGTATGGTTAGTATGACCGTCAGTAGCGGAGCTATCGTTGACGCTATTGCATTCACCTATGTGGGCACCGATAACGTTCAACACTCTTCCGGCATCAAGTGGGGTGGCACTGGAGGCACGGAAGATACGGTGCGTGGAATGTTTGTATTTTTGTCTTGCACAATACTATGTTGATCATTGATTTTGATTATTGTTTGATCTGGATGGCTAGGGTTACTAGTTCTCCTACATGTACTCATATACAAACCTCCTACATACATGACCTGATGATTGCCATCTCTTGCAGATTAATCTAGACGCTACGAACTACGTGACCGAAATCTCCGGGACGGTGGGTAAATTTGGGACCGACGACATCGTCACGTCTCTTAAAATTGTCACCTCCAAGGGGGTTACCAAGATATATGGCTCAGGTACCGGAACTCCATTCCGCGTCCCGGTGCTTGACGGGGGTAAGATCGCCGGCTTCTTTGGACGCGCTGGTGCCTTCCTGGACGCGATTGGGCTCTACATTACTCCATGAATGGTTGGTTGATATGGGCCGGCCACCTCTCCACTGGAGGAAGAAGGGGCATAGTATTACGGTTAGCATCTGCTTGCTAGAATAAATAAACTTGCGAAGTGCTTTACATGGCACTTTAGCATATGTGTGTGATAATGTGTGACGCTGCGATTCTCAAGTCGTGGGATGGCACGGCAAGTGTGTGTGGATCATATGTTGCGCGTGTCTTCTGGCTAGTTATTAGCTAAGGCCAGGCGTTGCGTTGTAAAGGCGCACATGTGTATGAATAAAAGAAGTTTGTGAAAAATGATGTCCCGAAAGACCGAAGTTATAGTATTTTACACACAAATTAAAGAAAATCAATCGATCTTCCCCTACAAAAGAAATATCCCAATGGATGTGGCTAGAAGTGCTACTCCGTCCGCCCAGTTTAAGGAGAATGTATTTTATCGAAAAAAAGCTTCCGCCCCACTTTATATATAAAGTAAACCATGCATCAAACCAAGAGTACAAGCATAAGACCAAATTCAGACACGCACACACCCAAGGTAGCACGACACCAAATACGGGGGTTCCGCTGATGGCACAACTAGCCCTAAAAACAAAATAAGGCGGAGGGACTGCAAGACAATGTATTTTCACCACTCTACACATGTTAGTATCCGACTGCTTTTAATCGTTTCCGGTCCACGTAAGCCAAAACATAATGGCAGATGCACGCACGTGGTGAAAATCGAGCTCGTTACGTGGCAGATGGAACCAGGACGAGATCTGTCTAGGCTAAAACAAATGGTTCAGATTGTGCATTGTCCTTCCATGTGTAACGGCACATCGGTTCCGCGGGCCTGATCAGTCGTCTTCCTGCTTCAAGTGGGGTAGCATCTTCTAGCTGGTACTACTACTCTATCACTCATCTCCTTTTGATTGTTGTTTGATCCATCGATGGCGTCATCCGACAGTGGCCCGAGAGGGAGTGGGCGATTGGAGATGAGAAGCATGCTGACTTGATCTCCACATCATCTTGGCACACACTTTGATTTGTTTAAGTCAAAAACACAAGTTGCCGGATGAAAACTATTCGAGCCCCGTCGGTAATAAATTTCAAGAAACGCATTATTTCTTCAAGCTTTTTTCTTGTATTTTGACAAACTtttccttcaaataaatatttgtcAATCAAATGTATTTGCATCTTAATCAAGGTGATAGACAAGCTTTTTCTGAGGAAAGTAAAAAACTACCAAACATTATTTCTCACGTAAATGAGGGGTTAAGTTACTATCCTATCACCACGCATATCATGCATTACGAGACAGTTGTTTTTGCAAAAAATGTATTGCAACATATTAACATTTCATCTTTAGTATTTTATGAATTAGGAACTTGTGGCAGACATGGTGTCGTGCATGCGCGTTGGTTGATTGGTCAGGATCAATCCCTCATACAGCCTGTACCACTGCTCATGCATGAATCATTTGTGCAGCTACCCAGCGCATCTGGACTGATTTGCTTCACGATCTAATTTTTTGTGTGTGAGTACAGTGCATATACACTATAGTCTTATCATATTTTGTATGCGTGCACATGAACCACATCCACATATGGATTGCATTAGTTGTATGTTGCCCATGTGGACTGCCGGAGGACATGACACGCCGATCATACTGTTTGCTATTAATGCAAGATCATGTTCTGCGCGCATGGACGTTTTGATCAAACACAACCTTATCCGATTATGCACAAAAAAATTATCGGCATTGGAGTAACTCTTAGGCTGGCCATAACTAAGGTAGTATCATGTACTCGGaaatagcaaacatgctgatgtggcagataattaaagaagagagagagggttagaataacataggtagatattgtaacatgttaaatgctatgctactatgtgtcatgcatgtcaataaataaggtcatctagATACaactttatgatactatgcactatgaagatagtatcatacaatagtatcatatgcatgatactactatataatactccccactatgaccagccttaggTTGATGAGAAGATGTAGCACCCCCACGGAACCTTTAGAGAGCAAAATTGTTGAGGAACCCAACAAGAAGCTGTAGCCCATTAATGTCGCAACAAACGGGCTTACGCAAATTCACCATTAATGTCGCCGGCAAAGCCTCGTCAGCGAAGCTAGCACCACCATGTACTGTACTGCATAAATCTGTGAATGCCAATCATGTACAGGTTTCTTGTTGATGAAAGACATGGCCACTTATGACACATCAACGAAAGGCCATACAAACTATTAACTACCTTTTGCagttcttgtatttgattattctaTTCTTCCCCTATGTGCACCTCCGTTTGAAGTGTGAGAGGATTTCAAGCAATCGCAAACCAGACGATAATATTCACATTGAAATTATGTTCCCGTGCCAATAGATGCAGCAAATGCATACCAGGTCCCAAGCTCAGGTAGATTCAGAGGTAGAGGCAGACGACCAACTTGCGAGAAAACCAATTCCAGGGTGATCTAACCAGTCCAGGTAAGTAATGTTGCTTGGAAATTAATCATGCCACCTGGCGATTAAACCATTAGGATGGTTTGATATTTCACCAGAAGGAACCAACAACCTGATCTAGCCATAGCATTTCTTCTACATATTCATTCAGCTTGTCGGTTTTTTTAGCATCCGTCGGGAGTGTTTATTGTTTATTAAGAAGGGAACTATATACACTGACTCCATCTTGCGGTTAGCTCTCAGGGGCTGGCCGTTCCAAAGGGAAGCAGACCGAATATATGATTAATTCATATATGTATTTGGGAGTAACCGAACTTCATATTTATAAGAGTTAATTTACAACTTGGAGAGCTGAGAATACATTTGAGGAAGATCCGAGCATAGCATATCTTGTACACATTCACTTAGCTTGTCGCCCATTTGAACAACAATTTCTCCATTTTCTTAAGCATCATGCATGCATGATTTATTCCTGGCAGACTATGGCTGTAGGTTCCTCCTGTCGGTCAGCCGACAGGAATTATTTTCCTGACGGCCCTAACCCTTTTCCTGTCGGCTGCTGGCTCACACGCTTAGTCGCATTTCTGGTAGTATTCACCCACATAGTGTTAATTAAAGATGAA encodes:
- the LOC123403246 gene encoding horcolin, whose translation is MSKPVKIGPWGGNGGSERDVQPKPIRMVSMTVSSGAIVDAIAFTYVGTDNVQHSSGIKWGGTGGTEDTINLDATNYVTEISGTVGKFGTDDIVTSLKIVTSKGVTKIYGSGTGTPFRVPVLDGGKIAGFFGRAGAFLDAIGLYITP